A stretch of DNA from Microlunatus sp. Gsoil 973:
CTCTCGACGAGTTGTTGACAGCCCCGCCACGTCACACCAGGGTCGAGCCTCTGCCGGCGGTCGCCGCATTCTCCAGCGCTCTGATGGCTCCCGTCGCGGAGACCGTCCAGCGATCATTCCCGGCGAACGTAACCGAACCGCGGTTCCGGTTGCTGTCCGGCGTCGACGGGTGCACCGCGACCAGCGGTCGAGACTACCTGCGCGGGACCGCGAGCCTGCTCACCGGTTCAGTCCGTTGGGATCTGATCATGGCCGGCCTTGTCGGCACGGGAGTCCGGATGATCATGGAGCTGCCACCCGCCGGCGTACTGACCAGCCTCATCACCAGGCATACGGACGCAACAGCGATCCCGCTCCGAACACCCGAGCTACTTGACGACGCGTCCCGCACGCTCAGCAGAAGGTGACTGCCCTCACCCCAGCCTTGGCTGGGACTGAGATTTCGCATAGTTCGCATAAGTGACTTCTTCGGCGGCTACTGTGTCGGCCGGGGATCACCCGAGTTCGGGCTCGGGGGCAATGACTATCGGCGTCGGGGGGCAACGGTAGTGAAGAACAGCAGTAACAGTCAGTCGCGCAAGCGTTCGGACGCGCGCGAGGGTACGGACGCCAGGCGTTGGACGTTCAGCCGCCGACGATTGCTCGGAACCGCAGGGATCACGGCCGCCGCGGGTGCCACACTCCAGGCCGTCCGCCCGGCGCGGGCTGCGGCATCGACCGGCGCCGGGCCGAATTCCATTCAGGACGAGAACGCGCTGCCGGGTTCCGATCCGTCCGAGTGGGATTCCTGGGACAACGAAAGTATCCAGGGCTACACCACCAGGTACAGCTTCCTGCCTGGCGAGACCGTGGATTTCAAGGTCAAGACCGATTCATCCAACTGGCAGATCAGAGTCTTCCGGATGGGGTGGTACGGCGGGAAGGGCGCCCGGTGGATGGCCGATGTGACTCCATCGGTCCCGCTTCCCCAACTTCAACCGGAGGACCCTGTTCTCGATGCCGGCACCCTGCTCAAGGACTACGGCAACTGGTCGGTGTCGGCGTCCTGGACGATTCCGACGACTGCTGTCTCCGGTGTCTATTACGCCCTGTTCGAGCGGCTCGACAACGACGAATCCAACCACTGCATCTTCGTCGTACGCCGGGACGGCCCGTCCGACATCCTGGTCCAGACGTCCGAGATGACCTGGCAGGCGTACAACCTGTACGGCGACAACAGCCTGTACTTCAGCGAGCAGGGGGCAGACCTTCCCCGCGCGTACAAGGTCAGCTACAACCGGCCGATCTCCGGCGGCGGCATCGAGAACATGTTCCTGGGTAGTGAGTTCCCGCTGGTCAGGTTCCTCGAACGAAACGGCTACGACGTCGCCTACTGCGGCGGCATCGATGTCCACGAGAACGGCAGCCTGCTGTTGGATCGCAAGGTGTTCATCTCGTCCGGACACGACGAATACGTCTCCGACGCGCAACGAACCCACGTCACGAGCGCCCGCGACGCCGGCGTGAATCTGATCTTCATGACCGGCAACGAGTACTTCTGGAAGGTCCGCTTCGAGCCGTCGATCGACGGCAGCGGCACCGAGAACAGAACTCTGGTCTGTTACAAGGAGACTCACGCCAACGCCAAGATCGACCCTTCGCCGGAGTGGACAGGGACCTGGGCTGATCCAAGGTTCTCCCCGCCCAGCAACGGCGGGCGGCCGCAGAACGCGCTGACCGGACAGTTCTTCAGAGTGATCCTGCCGACAGATCAACTCGATGACACGATGACGGTGCCCGCTGAGTACGCGCCGCTGCGCTTCTGGCGCAATACCGAGGTGGCCGATCTTGAGCCGGGCGAGACCCGGGCGCTGGCTCCCAGCACGCTGGGCTATGAGTTCGATTGTGATGAGGACAACGGATATCGCCCGCCCGGCAGCATTCGGCTGTCCTCGACTACTGTCACGGTTCCACAGATCCTTCGTGACTACGGCACCACCTATTCCTCCGGCACGACCACCCACAACATGACCGTCTATCGCGCATCCAGCGGAGCTCTGGTGTGGGGCACGGGTACGGTGCAATGGGCGTACGGCCTGGACGAGTATCACGAAGCTGATCAAGGAACGCCGATCGATCCCGCGATGCAGCAGGCCACCGTCAACATGCTCGCCGATATGGGGGTCCAGCCGACGACTCTGATGAGTGGCATGGTTGCGGCGCACCAGTCGACCGACACAGCAGGGCCGACGGTGACCATCACCTTCCCCACCGACGGTGCGACCTTTCCGCTGGGCACTGCGTTGACGATCACGGGTACCGCCGAGGATGCGGACGGAGTCGTCGGGGGCGTCGAAATGTCCACTGATGGTGGCGAGACCTGGCATCCGATCACGGGTACGGCGTCGTGGAGCCACGTGTTCACATTGCTGACCGCCGGAGCGAATACGATCAAGGTCCGCGGTGTCGATGACAGTTACAACGTCGGAGAGCCGGCCACGATCACCGTTACCGCGGGTCCGCGCGAGTACCCGTGTTCGATCTGGCCCGAATCCATCGTTCCCGCGGTCGCCTCGGCCGATGATCAGGGCAGCGTCGAGGTCGGTCTGAAGTTCCGGTCCGATAAGTCGGGTTTCGTCACAGGGCTGAAGTTCTACAAGGGGTCGGGAAACAAGGGTCCCCATCTCGGGCGGCTCTGGACGAGCTCCGGGACCAAGCTGGCCGAGGCCACATTCGACAACGAGACCGCAGCCGGGTGGCAGAGGGTGAGTATCCCGACCGTGCCGGTCGCTGCCAACACGACGTACGTCGCATCCGTCTACATGCCGGTCGGAAACTACGCAGCCGACGCGGGCTACTTCGCCCAGGCCTTCACCCTCGACCCGATGACTGCGCTGGCCGATGGTGACCAGGGACCGAACGGGATGTACCACTACGGATCCAGTGGCTTTCCAGATCAATCCTTCGGAGCCACGAACTATTGGGTCGATGTGGTGTTCACGATCCACGACGCGAATCCGCCACGGGTGGTCGACTCGACACCGGCACCAGACGTCAATTCGGTCAGCGTGTCCGAACCACTGACGTTGACCTTCGGCAGCGGAGTGAAAGCGTCGTCAATCGATCTTGAGCTCAGATCCGCGGCCGGTGAGACCGTGAGTGGCAGCACGAACTATGACTCCGATTCCCAGACGCTGACGTTCACGCCGGACTCCAATCTGGGGCGGCTGACCAAGTACGCACTCACGCTGAAATCGGCGGAGAACACCGACGGCGTGCCGCTGACCGAACCCGTGGTGATCAACTTCACGACCATCGGTGTGGTCGGCAGCTACCCGTCGAGCATTTGGGACAGTGCAGACAAACCGACGTTCTTCGCCAACGACGACACCAGTGCTGTCGAGCTCGGTGTGCACTTCACCAGCGACGTCGACGGCAGCATCTCCGCGCTTCGCTATTACAAGGCTCCCGGATCGCCGGGAGCCCACGTCGGACACCTGTGGAGCCCGGCAGGAGAGCTACTCGCGACTGTGGCGTTCGGAACCGAGACCCTGAGCGGTTGGCAGCAGGCATCGCTGTCGACTCCGGTGGATATCACCGCCGATACCGTCTACACGGTCTCCTACTACTGTCCCAACGGCGTGTACGGGGTGACGGCGGGTGACTTCCTCGACGGCGGCACCGATCGGGGTGTGTTGCACGCGCTGCCGAACAGCAACGGCGGGAACGGGGTGTATCAGTACGGTGCCAGCAGTTTCCCGACCAGCACGTCGGGCGGAGCCAACTACTTCGCCGACATCGTCTTCACGGCAGCAGCCGACGACACGCCGCCGGCCGTCAGCAGCGTTTCCCCGGCGAACAAGCTGATCGCGGTCAATCCGGCGGTGAAGCCGACAGCCGCGTTCAACGAGCCGATCGATCCGGGATCGTTGAGCTTCAGCCTCAGACTCGAAGGAGGAGACACCGTCGACGGCGCGGTCTGCTACGACGACGAGACCCAGGTCGCGACCTTCGACCCGAGCGCCAATCTGGCCAAGGGCACCAAGTACGTAGCCACCGTCACGGCGTCGGACGTCGCCGGCAATCCCTTGACCGACCCGGTCAGCTGGTCGTTCACCACGGTCCAGCCCGATGGAGCCACTCCCGTCACGCTCTGGGACACCTCCGCTGTGCCCGACACTGCCGCCGTCGACGACGACGGACCGGTCGAGGTCGGGGTCTGGATGACGGCCGCCAGCGACGGGCTGATCACCGGAGTCCGGTTCTACAAGGGCTTGCCGAACACCGGATATCACCAGGGACATATCTGGTCGGAGTCCGGCACCCTGCTCGCGACCGCGACCTTCAGCGATGAGAGCGCATCGGGCTGGCAGCAGGCAATGTTCGCCGATCCTGTCGCGGTCACCGCCGACACCCCGTTCGTGGTGTCCTATCACGCACCCAAGGGCGGTTACTCCCACACCGGCGGCGGTCTGTCGTCACGGGTGAGCAATGGTCAGCTGTCGGCGCCGGCCTCGACGAGCGACCGGCCCAACGGCGTCTTCCGATACGGCTCGGCCGCGTTCCCGACAAGCGGCTACAACGCCGGCAACTACTGGATCGATGCGATCTTCGTAGACAACGTCGGCGCGACAGTTACCGATACCACGCCGGCGAACGGAGCCACCGGGATCGATCGATCTCCGCGAATCAGTGCGACCTTCAGCGAAGCAGTCGATCCGTCGTCGATCGTCATGAAGCTTCGGGACGCCGGCGGCGGCTCGGTCAGCGGACAGGTGACCTACGACTCCAGCAGCAACCGCGCCACCTTCACCCCGGACGCACAGTTGGACGTGGGTGCGGTGTACACGGCGGCCGTTGAACAGGCCACCGACGACAGCGGCAACGCGCTGAAGAGCGCCGCGAGCTGGAGTTTCACGGTCGTCGGCATCGACGCGCAGTCGCTGTGGTCCACCACCGACACGCCCGCCAACCTGCTGGACTCCTCCGCCGATCCGGTGGAACTCGGCGTCAAGTTCCGCACCTCGACGGCGGGGCAGATCAACGGCATCCGCTTCTACAAGGGCGGCCCGACCGCGCAGGGGCCACACAGTGTCAGTCTGTGGTCCGAGTCGGGAGCCAGACTGGCCACGGCGCCCGCTGCATCCGAGTCCGCGCGGGGATGGCAGACCGTCATGTTCGCCGATCCCATCCCCATCGTCGCCGACACTGTCTACGTCGCGTCCTACTTCGCGCCGAACGGTCACTGCTCCTACGACAGCGGCTACTTCGCCTCGTCCGCCAGAACCAGCGGCGACCTGACAGCACCGAAAGACGGAGCCGACGGACCGAACGGTGTCTTCGCGGAATCGTCGTCGAGCACATTTCCGAGCAGAAATGCCAACGGTACGAATTACTGGGTTGATGTGCTGTTCACAAGGTCGTGATCTGCGGGCCGGGCTGTTGTCTTTCGGTACCGTGATCGGTGTGAGGGCAATTGCCTCCCTGACGAGCAGGGTCGGCATACCAGGCCAGGCTCCGCAGCGCCATCGTCTCGTAGGGTGGCGCCCATGACCGACCATCGCCTGTTCCTGCTGCGCCACGCCCAGGCCGTCGACTCGGCACCGGGACTGACGGACCACGAACGCCCACTGACCGATTACGGGATCGATCAGGCGACCGAGGTGGGTGGTGCTCTTCGGGCACGAGGCGCCAGGCCCGATCATGTGCTGTGCTCCTCGTCGACGCGGACGCGGCAAACCTGGAGCGCCCTCGGCCTGAACGCGGAGGTCGACTTCAGTGACGCCATCTACAACGCCGGAAGCGATTCCCTGCTCGACTCCGTACGCCTCCTTGACGAAGCAGCTGGAACCGCGATGATCATTGGTCACGCACCCGGCGTTCCTGCCCTGGCAGCCGAGCTTGCCGGTCCCGGCTCTGATCAGCGTGCGGTCGACGTGGTCAACAGCCGGTACCCGGTGGCCACCGTCAGCGAGTTCGAGATCGACGGCCCGTGGACGGATCTGCAGGTGGGACGGTTGGTCTGGATACGCCTCGCGCAATAAGCCGACAATGATCTTGAACCGCAGATTGCGCCGTCCTCCCAGAACTTGGACCTTTTTGCCAGAAACGACTCGTGTCGACTTCGGTCGCGATAGCATCAAGACAGTCTCGGGGGAGAATCTACGCAGGATCTGGCGTCTGCAGATCGTCGTGTAGTCATGTGATCTTTCACCCCTCCTCCGAGGCGGCACAACGCGCCGCGTGCGGCGTCACATTCGGGGGATATCGGGGGATATCAGGCATGTCAGCACCTGACACTGCCGTCGCGCTCCTCGGCGAGACCAGACTGGTCGAAGCCGAGGAGCACTCCGACGGCGTACGAACGACTGCGGTCGAAAACGCTGGGCACGTTGGGGATGCGCTGGAGCGGCGCGCCCGACGACTGGCCGGCCGAGCAACAGACTTCCGCCAGTGGGCCCGGCTCTACCTCCGGCGGCTGATGGCCGTCGATGCATTGAGCGGACTGCTAGCCGTCGGCATCGCTGCACTGCTGCCGCCGGGACTGCATCCGACGACTGTCACGGAATGGGCCGTGCTCGGGCTGATCGGTGCAGCCGGCTGGCCGGCCTGGGTTGCCGGCGCACGCGGTTACCGTCGCCATCACGTCGGAGTCGGTAGCGCCGAACTGCGCGCAGTGGTGCAGGCCACGGTGTTGATCATCGTCGTCACGGCGCTACCTGCCACCTGGCTCGGAATCGACGGCGTCCTGGGGACTGTCGTGGTGGCAGCGCCGTTCGCTGCGCTGGCCAGCGTCGGCGTGCGGATCGGATGGCGGGAACGGCTCCGCAGATCCCAACGTGCCGGCAGTAATCTGCGTCGAATGATCATGGTCGGCACTCCGGAAGCGGTCCAGGAACTGTGCTCCGCCGTCGAACGCGAACCCAGCATGGGAATGCGCGTCGCCGGAGTGTGTGTGCCGTCCGACGAGATGGACCGTGCGCGAAGGATGGGCCTGCCGGTCGTCGGGGATGTTGATCATGTTGCCGCGATCGCTTCGGAGCTGGAGTGCCACGGGGTCGCGGTCACCGGCGCCGAACGTCCGACTTTCGTGCGACACCTCGCCTGGTCCCTCGAGGGAGTGGACGCCGACCTCCTGGTCCACCCTGGCCTGCTCGACGTCGCTCGCCCGCGGATGCACATCCAGCCCTACAGTGGCGCGCCGATGCTGCACGTCGAGCAGCCGCGCTTCGACGGCTGGACCCGCCGGGTCAAGCGAGCGATGGACCTGGTCATCACCGGCGTCGGGCTCCTGATCATCTCACCACTGCTCGCCGCCATCGCGCTGCTGATCAAGATCGACGATCGCAAAGGGCCGGTGATCTTCAAACAGACCAGGATCGGCGTCGACGGCAGACCGTTCACAATGCTGAAGTTCCGTTCGATGTGCACCGACGCCGAGCAGAAGCTTGCCGCCTTGATGGCCCAGAACGAGGGCGCCGGGCCGCTGTTCAAGATCGAGAACGACCCGAGGGTGACCCGCGTCGGCCGCGTGCTGCGCAAGTACTCGCTGGACGAGTTGCCGCAGCTGTTCAACGTCCTGGCCGGCTCCATGTCACTGGTCGGGCCGCGCCCGCCGCTGAAGTCGGAGGTGGACGAGTACGCGGATCCGGTCCGGCGGCGGCTCAAGGTTGTCCCCGGACTCACCGGGATGTGGCAGGTCAGTGGCCGGTCGCTGCTGACCTGGGAGGAGAGCGTACGACTCGACCTCCACTACGTGGAGAACTGGTCCATCGGACTCGACCTGATGATCATCTTCAAGACGGCCCATGCCGTACTGGCCAAGCGCGGGGCGTTCTGATCGCCTCGGCAGATCACCGCACAGCACAGTCCGCGGATGGCCTGCACCACCGAGGGTCAAGAAAGCAACGCCAAACACTCACTACATTCAGTGATCTCGCGTGAAAAACAACCTCCGATAAAGCTGATCAATTCTTGATTGGTAGGCGAGGAGAAGGGGCACGCGCGCTGTTGCATAGCCGAAGAACTGCTGGCTATGTTGAAACCGCTGATTCTCCATAGAGTCCGCTATATCGCCCGGTGCGAACCGGTCGATGTATGCCTGCGGATGCACCTCCAGGGTCCGCAGCAGGCACCCCCGAGCCTGACACACGGAGGTCGAATTGCTGCGCTCACTGCGCCCCCACAGAGCAGCGCGATCGCCCCACGCAATTACTCTTGTGGCCGCGTTCCTATTGATTGCGGGTCTCGTCACAATTCCACGAGCGCCCGCTGCCGCCGCTTCATGCAGCCTATCCGCGAAGTTGGTTCCCTCGTGCGGAGTGCTCACCGGCGCATTCGTCCAGACCCGGAGCGGCGAAACGGTGAAGACGGCCACGACTCGTTTCGAACGTCAGGTCGGCCGTCGGCAAAGCATCCTGCACTTCTACCACGTTGGCACCAAGCTGTTCCCGACACCGGCGGAGATCTCGCTGGCTACC
This window harbors:
- a CDS encoding DUF4082 domain-containing protein; translated protein: MLGTAGITAAAGATLQAVRPARAAASTGAGPNSIQDENALPGSDPSEWDSWDNESIQGYTTRYSFLPGETVDFKVKTDSSNWQIRVFRMGWYGGKGARWMADVTPSVPLPQLQPEDPVLDAGTLLKDYGNWSVSASWTIPTTAVSGVYYALFERLDNDESNHCIFVVRRDGPSDILVQTSEMTWQAYNLYGDNSLYFSEQGADLPRAYKVSYNRPISGGGIENMFLGSEFPLVRFLERNGYDVAYCGGIDVHENGSLLLDRKVFISSGHDEYVSDAQRTHVTSARDAGVNLIFMTGNEYFWKVRFEPSIDGSGTENRTLVCYKETHANAKIDPSPEWTGTWADPRFSPPSNGGRPQNALTGQFFRVILPTDQLDDTMTVPAEYAPLRFWRNTEVADLEPGETRALAPSTLGYEFDCDEDNGYRPPGSIRLSSTTVTVPQILRDYGTTYSSGTTTHNMTVYRASSGALVWGTGTVQWAYGLDEYHEADQGTPIDPAMQQATVNMLADMGVQPTTLMSGMVAAHQSTDTAGPTVTITFPTDGATFPLGTALTITGTAEDADGVVGGVEMSTDGGETWHPITGTASWSHVFTLLTAGANTIKVRGVDDSYNVGEPATITVTAGPREYPCSIWPESIVPAVASADDQGSVEVGLKFRSDKSGFVTGLKFYKGSGNKGPHLGRLWTSSGTKLAEATFDNETAAGWQRVSIPTVPVAANTTYVASVYMPVGNYAADAGYFAQAFTLDPMTALADGDQGPNGMYHYGSSGFPDQSFGATNYWVDVVFTIHDANPPRVVDSTPAPDVNSVSVSEPLTLTFGSGVKASSIDLELRSAAGETVSGSTNYDSDSQTLTFTPDSNLGRLTKYALTLKSAENTDGVPLTEPVVINFTTIGVVGSYPSSIWDSADKPTFFANDDTSAVELGVHFTSDVDGSISALRYYKAPGSPGAHVGHLWSPAGELLATVAFGTETLSGWQQASLSTPVDITADTVYTVSYYCPNGVYGVTAGDFLDGGTDRGVLHALPNSNGGNGVYQYGASSFPTSTSGGANYFADIVFTAAADDTPPAVSSVSPANKLIAVNPAVKPTAAFNEPIDPGSLSFSLRLEGGDTVDGAVCYDDETQVATFDPSANLAKGTKYVATVTASDVAGNPLTDPVSWSFTTVQPDGATPVTLWDTSAVPDTAAVDDDGPVEVGVWMTAASDGLITGVRFYKGLPNTGYHQGHIWSESGTLLATATFSDESASGWQQAMFADPVAVTADTPFVVSYHAPKGGYSHTGGGLSSRVSNGQLSAPASTSDRPNGVFRYGSAAFPTSGYNAGNYWIDAIFVDNVGATVTDTTPANGATGIDRSPRISATFSEAVDPSSIVMKLRDAGGGSVSGQVTYDSSSNRATFTPDAQLDVGAVYTAAVEQATDDSGNALKSAASWSFTVVGIDAQSLWSTTDTPANLLDSSADPVELGVKFRTSTAGQINGIRFYKGGPTAQGPHSVSLWSESGARLATAPAASESARGWQTVMFADPIPIVADTVYVASYFAPNGHCSYDSGYFASSARTSGDLTAPKDGADGPNGVFAESSSSTFPSRNANGTNYWVDVLFTRS
- a CDS encoding histidine phosphatase family protein, which translates into the protein MTDHRLFLLRHAQAVDSAPGLTDHERPLTDYGIDQATEVGGALRARGARPDHVLCSSSTRTRQTWSALGLNAEVDFSDAIYNAGSDSLLDSVRLLDEAAGTAMIIGHAPGVPALAAELAGPGSDQRAVDVVNSRYPVATVSEFEIDGPWTDLQVGRLVWIRLAQ
- a CDS encoding sugar transferase, with translation MSAPDTAVALLGETRLVEAEEHSDGVRTTAVENAGHVGDALERRARRLAGRATDFRQWARLYLRRLMAVDALSGLLAVGIAALLPPGLHPTTVTEWAVLGLIGAAGWPAWVAGARGYRRHHVGVGSAELRAVVQATVLIIVVTALPATWLGIDGVLGTVVVAAPFAALASVGVRIGWRERLRRSQRAGSNLRRMIMVGTPEAVQELCSAVEREPSMGMRVAGVCVPSDEMDRARRMGLPVVGDVDHVAAIASELECHGVAVTGAERPTFVRHLAWSLEGVDADLLVHPGLLDVARPRMHIQPYSGAPMLHVEQPRFDGWTRRVKRAMDLVITGVGLLIISPLLAAIALLIKIDDRKGPVIFKQTRIGVDGRPFTMLKFRSMCTDAEQKLAALMAQNEGAGPLFKIENDPRVTRVGRVLRKYSLDELPQLFNVLAGSMSLVGPRPPLKSEVDEYADPVRRRLKVVPGLTGMWQVSGRSLLTWEESVRLDLHYVENWSIGLDLMIIFKTAHAVLAKRGAF